The nucleotide window GTCCACGCGGAGGACGAAAGCGTGATAGAGAGCCTGTCCGCTCAGCTTTCCAACGAAGAGTGGGGTAGGATGGACAGCCTCGCCAAGGTCCGCCCCGACGTGTGCGAGGCCCTGGCGGTGAACGCGGTGGGCTGGCTGGCCGCCCGGACAGGGGCCGGCTGCCACATAGTCCACCTCAGCTCCGCCCTCGGGCTGGAGGAGGCCCGGCGCGCCCGCGAGAGGGGAGCCAAGCTTACCACGGAGACCTGCCCCCAGTACCTGCTGCTGACGTCGGAGGCCTACAGGGCGCAGGACGGTCATCTCTTGTCCGCGGCCCCCGCTCTTCGCAGCGGTGAGGACAACGAGGCCCTCTGGGCGGCCCTGTCGTCCGGCGAGGTGAACTTCGTCGCCACGGACCACTGTCCCTTTACCAGGACGCAGAAGGAGTGGAGGGGTGCGTTCGACCGGCTGCCGGGCGGTCTTCCCGGCGTGGAACTGATGCTCCCCCTTCTGTACTCTGAGGGAGTGGTCAAGGGGAAACTGTCCCTTAGCGACCTTGCGGCGATCACGTCGGAGCGTGCGGCCAAGCGGTACGGACTCTACCCGCGCAAAGGCTGCCTGATGCCCGGCGCAGACGCCGATATAGTGATCTTCGACCCCGACGAGGCCTGGAGCGTTCGGGCCGGGGCGCTCAGGATGAACGTGGATTTCTCTCCCTACGAGAACATGGAGCTGACCGGCAGGACCTGGCGGACCATCTCGCGGGGCGAGGTGGTGTATGCGGACGACCGCTTCCTTGGGAAGAAGGGCAGGGGTCGTTTCCTTAAGCGTTGAGCGTGTTGCTTTTCAGCGACCGGTTTTGAGGAGGAATGTAAGGTTATGCACGTGCCGAGCGATATCGAGATTGCACAGGGGGCGGAACTCCGTCCCGTAACGGAGATAGCGAAGAAGCTGGGGATAGGGGAGGACGAGCTGGAGCTCTACGGCCGCTACAAGGCCAAGGTCGGGCCGTCTGCCTGGGAGAGGGTCAAGGACGGGCCGGACGGCAAGCTGATCCTCGTCACGGCGATAACCCCGACTCCCGCCGGGGAGGGCAAGACCACCACGACGGTCGGTCTCGCGGAGGCCCTGACCAGGAGGGGCAAGAGGGCAGCTATGGCCGTCCGCGAGCCGTCGCTGGGCCCCAGCTTCGGGATCAAAGGCGGCGCGGCGGGCGGCGGCTACAGCCAGGTGCTCCCGATGGAGGACATCAACCTGCACTTCACCGGGGACCTGCACGCGATAACGACGGCCCATAACCTGATCTCCGCGATGGTGGACAATCACATGCAGCAGGGCAACGAGCTGAACCTGGACCCGAGGAGGATAGTCTGGCGGCGCGTGATGGACCTGAACGAGAGGGCCCTCCGGAACGTCATAGTCGGCCTCGGCGGCAGGACGAACGGAGTGCCTCGCGAGAGCGGCTTCGACATCACGGTGGCGTCCGAGGTGATGGCGATCCTCTGCCTGTCGACCGACCTGATGGACCTGAAGGCCCGTATCTCCAGGGCGGTGGTGGGCTACACCTACGACGGCAAGGCGGTGACGGTCGGTGACATAGGAGCTGCCGGAGCGGCGACGGTCGTGCTGAAGGATGCGATCAAGCCGAACCTGGTTCAGACCCTCGAGGGGACTCCCGCCTTCATACACGGCGGCCCGTTCGCGAACATCGCCCACGGCTGCAACTCCATCCAGGCTACCCGCCTGGGGCTGAAGCTGTCCGACTACTTCATCACGGAGGCGGGCTTCGGCGCGGACCTGGGAGCGGAGAAATTCCTCGATATCAAGTGCCGCATGGCGGGGCTGAAGCCATCCGCGGTGGTCATAGTCGCGACCGTGCGCGCTCTCAAGATGCACGGCGGCAGGAAGAAGAACGAGCTCGGCCACGAGGACCTCCTCGCGCTCGAGAAGGGCATGACGAACCTCGAGAAGCACATAGAGAACGTCGCCGTGTTCGGCCTGCCGGCGGTGGTCGCGATCAACCGCTTTCCGGGGGACACCGAGGCGGAGCTGGCCCTGGTGGAGAAAAAGTGCAACTCGCTCGGCGCCTCCGTCGCCCTTTCCGAGGTCTGGGCGAAGGGCGGAGAGGGCGGCCTCGACTTGGCCGACAGGGTGATAGAGGCGTGCGAGAAGCCGTCGAACTTCGCCTACCTATACGACGAAAGCCTCTCTCCCAAGGAGAAGATGGACGTAATAGCCAGGAAGGTCTACGGTGCCGACGGCGTCGTCTTCACCGACCAGGCGGAGAAGGACCTCGCCCTGGTGCACGAGCTCGGCAAGGACGACCTACTGGTCTGCATGGCCAAGACCCAGTACTCCCTCTCCGACGACCCGGCGCTGCTTGGACGCCCCTCCGGCTTCAAGATAACCGTGCGCGAGGTCAGGCTGTCGGCGGGGGCGGGCTTCCTGGTGGCTGTGACTGGCGCGATAATGACGATGCCCGGACTGCCGAAGAAACCGGCCGCCCTGTCAATAGACATAGACGCCGACGGGCGGATCTCCGGGCTGTTCTAGGAGGGATGATGACATGACGGCAAAGATACTCGATGGCAGGAAACTGGCCTCGGAGATAAGGTCGGAGATAAAGGACAGGACCATTCTGCTCAAGCAGAGGGGCGTCACCCCCGGCCTGGCGGTGATCCTCGTCGGCGAGGACCCGGCATCCAAGGTCTACGTTGGACAGAAGGAGAAGGGCTGCCTTGAGGCGGGCTTCGCGTCGTTCCTGCACAGATTGCCCGAGTCGACGAGCCAGGAGGAGCTCCTGGCCCTTATAGAGAGGCTGAACAACGACAGCAACGTGCACGGGATCCTGGTGCAGCTTCCTCTGCCGAAGCAGATAGACCCGGACACGGTGCTCGCCGCCATCCTTCCCGAGAAGGACGTGGACGGCTTCCACCCGGTGAACGTAGGCCGCCTGGTGACGGGGCTTCCGGCCTGCGAGCCTTGCACGCCGAAGGGCATAATGCGTCTGCTCAAGAGCACGGGCATCCCCATCGCGGGCAAGGAGGCAGTGATAATCGGACGCAGCAACATAGTCGGCAAGCCGGTCGCGCTTATGCTGCTGGCGGAGAGCGCGACGGTCACCATCTGTCACAGCCGGACGGAGGACCTCGCCGGCCACGCAAGGCGCGCGGATATACTGGTGGCGGCGGTGGGGAGGCCCCGCTTCGTCACCGGCGACATGGTCAAGGAGGGCGCGGTGGTGATCGACGTGGGGATTAACAGGCTGGAGGAGGGGCTTGTCGGTGACGTGGACTACGAGCCGGCTGCCGAGAGGGCGTCCTGGATAACGCCAGTCCCCGGAGGAGTCGGCCCAATGACGATAGCCATGCTGCTCGAGAACACGCTGGAGCAGGCGGAGAAGACGGCCTCGGCCGCTCGATGACTTTATCCGAAGGGGAGGGGAGTAGTGTGGCTTTGCTTGTTGACATGACTCTCGGTCGGTTCACCGACGAACTGGCGGCCGACACGGCCGCGCCGGGGGGCGGGAGCGTCGCGGCCCTGTCGGGTGCCCTCGCGGCGTCGCTGGTCTCGATGGTCTGCCGCCTCACGATAGGCAAGAAGGGCTACGAGGAGTTCGAGGAGGAGGTCAAGGAGGTGCTGGGCGAGTCGGACGGGCTTCGCCGCACCCTTCTCGACGCCATCGACATAGACGCGAAGGCGTTCGAGAAGGTGATGGAGGCTTTCGCCGCC belongs to Synergistaceae bacterium and includes:
- a CDS encoding formate--tetrahydrofolate ligase: MHVPSDIEIAQGAELRPVTEIAKKLGIGEDELELYGRYKAKVGPSAWERVKDGPDGKLILVTAITPTPAGEGKTTTTVGLAEALTRRGKRAAMAVREPSLGPSFGIKGGAAGGGYSQVLPMEDINLHFTGDLHAITTAHNLISAMVDNHMQQGNELNLDPRRIVWRRVMDLNERALRNVIVGLGGRTNGVPRESGFDITVASEVMAILCLSTDLMDLKARISRAVVGYTYDGKAVTVGDIGAAGAATVVLKDAIKPNLVQTLEGTPAFIHGGPFANIAHGCNSIQATRLGLKLSDYFITEAGFGADLGAEKFLDIKCRMAGLKPSAVVIVATVRALKMHGGRKKNELGHEDLLALEKGMTNLEKHIENVAVFGLPAVVAINRFPGDTEAELALVEKKCNSLGASVALSEVWAKGGEGGLDLADRVIEACEKPSNFAYLYDESLSPKEKMDVIARKVYGADGVVFTDQAEKDLALVHELGKDDLLVCMAKTQYSLSDDPALLGRPSGFKITVREVRLSAGAGFLVAVTGAIMTMPGLPKKPAALSIDIDADGRISGLF
- the folD gene encoding bifunctional methylenetetrahydrofolate dehydrogenase/methenyltetrahydrofolate cyclohydrolase FolD; the encoded protein is MTAKILDGRKLASEIRSEIKDRTILLKQRGVTPGLAVILVGEDPASKVYVGQKEKGCLEAGFASFLHRLPESTSQEELLALIERLNNDSNVHGILVQLPLPKQIDPDTVLAAILPEKDVDGFHPVNVGRLVTGLPACEPCTPKGIMRLLKSTGIPIAGKEAVIIGRSNIVGKPVALMLLAESATVTICHSRTEDLAGHARRADILVAAVGRPRFVTGDMVKEGAVVIDVGINRLEEGLVGDVDYEPAAERASWITPVPGGVGPMTIAMLLENTLEQAEKTASAAR
- the hydA gene encoding dihydropyrimidinase gives rise to the protein MYDLVIRGGSVATADGVLFTDVAVLGERICALGGGLEGRETIDATGKIVLPGVIDPHVHFALPVGDYVSSDDFYSGGVAAACGGVTTVIDFTVGASERSIPEDIENRLEDAKSSVIDYALHGEVVGWRPGRVDEMREAVSLGVKSFKFFTAYGASGRRTDNGQMLQAFQAIAEMDAVAVVHAEDESVIESLSAQLSNEEWGRMDSLAKVRPDVCEALAVNAVGWLAARTGAGCHIVHLSSALGLEEARRARERGAKLTTETCPQYLLLTSEAYRAQDGHLLSAAPALRSGEDNEALWAALSSGEVNFVATDHCPFTRTQKEWRGAFDRLPGGLPGVELMLPLLYSEGVVKGKLSLSDLAAITSERAAKRYGLYPRKGCLMPGADADIVIFDPDEAWSVRAGALRMNVDFSPYENMELTGRTWRTISRGEVVYADDRFLGKKGRGRFLKR